In one Nicotiana sylvestris chromosome 8, ASM39365v2, whole genome shotgun sequence genomic region, the following are encoded:
- the LOC138875041 gene encoding uncharacterized mitochondrial protein AtMg00810-like codes for MSTVKCLIDVAIKKNWSLFQIDVNNAFLHGELDEEVYMKLPPGLSISSPSSSTLLACKLKKSLYGLRQASRQWYAKLPQALYSKAVYVDDIILTGDDLYEISALKNFLDSEFKIKDLVSLYYFLGIEVNALPDGVILNQRKFTSDLLKEYDCMDVHYIVSPFDLNQKLKADVGDLLPSPKKYRSLVGKLLFLTHTRPDICFSVQHLSQFMQTPRVPHIIVALHLLRYLKGTPDLGLFYSNSTDFSIKAYSDNDWVACPNTRKSVSGFCIFLGDSLVGWKSKKQPVISLSFAEAGYRAISTAVAELVWLSRLLHDLTIDVSFPISIFVTI; via the exons ATGTCTACTGTCAAGTGTTTAATTGATGTTGCTATTAAGAAGAATTGGTCTTTATTTCAGATTGATGTTAATAATGCATTTCTTCATGGTGAGTTAGATGAGGAGGTCTATATGAAATTACCTCCTGGCCTTTCTatttcatctccttcttcttctactcTTTTGGCTTGCAAGTTGAAAAAGTCCCTTTATGGTCTTAGACAAGCTTCGAGGCAATGGTATGCCAAATTGCCTCAAGCTTTATATTCTAAAG ctgtttatgttgatgatattatccTTACTGGTGATGATTTATATGAGATTTCAGCTTTGAAAAACTTTTTAGATTCTGAGTTTAAGATAAAAGACTTGGTCTCTCTTTATTATTTTTTGGGTATTGAGGTCAATGCCTTACCTGATGGAGTTATATTGAATCAGAGGAAGTTCACTTCTGACTTACTCAAAGAGTATGATTGCATGGATGTTCATTATATTGTTAGCCCATTTGATTTGAATCAGAAGCTTAAGGCTGATGTTGGGGATCTCCTTCCTAGTCCTAAGAAGTACAGAAGCCTTGTGGGGAAGCTATTGTTCTTGACTCATACCCGGCCTGATATTTGCTTTAGTGTTCAACATCTGAGCCAGTTTATGCAGACTCCCCGGGTTCCTCATATAATTGTTGCTCTTCATTTGCTAAGGTACCTCAAGGGTACTCCTGACCTTGGCCTTTTTTACTCTAACTCTACTGATTTCTCTATCAAAGCTTATTCTGACAATGATTGGGTTGCTTGCCCTAACACTCGCAAATCTGTTTCTGGTTTTTGTATTTTCTTGGGTGATAGCCTTGTTGGCTGGAAATCGAAGAAACAACCTGTGATTTCTCTTTCTTTCGCTGAAGCTGGGTATAGGGCTATTAGTACGGCTGTTGCTGAATTGGTTTGGCTGTCCAGGTTGTTGCATGATCTTACTATTGATGTTTCCTTCCCCATTTCTATTTTTGTGACAATATGA